A stretch of Oikeobacillus pervagus DNA encodes these proteins:
- the pabA gene encoding aminodeoxychorismate/anthranilate synthase component II, whose product MIFMIDNYDSFTYNLVQYLGELGETLVVKRNDEVTIQEIEQMNPDFLMISPGPCTPNEAGISLEAIRYFAGKIPIFGVCLGHQSIAQVFGGDVIQAERLMHGKTSDIFHDGQTIFEQMENPFQATRYHSLIVKKETLPDCLEVSAWTKEGEIMALRHKKYPIESVQFHPESIMTKSGKQLLSSFIRTYRNYHITTGNGEE is encoded by the coding sequence ATGATTTTCATGATTGATAATTATGATTCGTTTACATATAATCTTGTCCAATATTTAGGAGAATTAGGTGAAACATTAGTCGTGAAACGAAATGATGAAGTCACCATTCAAGAAATTGAACAAATGAATCCAGATTTTTTGATGATCTCCCCTGGTCCTTGTACTCCGAATGAAGCGGGGATTAGTCTAGAAGCAATCCGTTATTTTGCGGGGAAAATTCCTATATTCGGGGTTTGTCTTGGTCATCAGTCTATTGCTCAAGTTTTTGGTGGAGACGTTATTCAAGCTGAAAGGCTAATGCACGGGAAAACGTCCGATATTTTTCATGATGGACAGACGATTTTTGAACAAATGGAAAATCCATTTCAAGCAACTAGATATCATTCTCTTATTGTGAAAAAAGAAACATTGCCTGATTGCCTAGAGGTTTCTGCTTGGACGAAAGAGGGAGAAATCATGGCACTTCGTCATAAAAAATATCCGATTGAAAGTGTACAATTTCATCCAGAATCGATTATGACGAAATCAGGAAAACAATTATTAAGTAGTTTTATCCGTACATATCGAAACTATCATATAACCACTGGGAATGGTGAAGAATAA
- the pabC gene encoding aminodeoxychorismate lyase, whose product MWIYLNGELVEKEKAVISPFDHGYLYGLGVFETIRTYNGHPFLLEEHVKRLNDGIKQLGIERHWTSGEVEEIIRILSEKNQLLNSYIRFNVSAGVGEIGLQTEPYVEPTTIVFQKPLTITEGLKEKEGVLLELRRNTPETALRLKSHHYLNNIVAKREIGNAPNKEGIFLTEEGFVAEGIVSNIFWVVNDELFTPSLSTGILNGITRKFILKLARLQQMTVHEGCFYIEEIKNAEEVFLTNSIQEIVPVTKIGETIYPGKKGKVVKRLYEFYRNYTDHNG is encoded by the coding sequence ATGTGGATCTATTTAAATGGGGAATTGGTGGAAAAAGAAAAGGCGGTTATTTCACCTTTTGACCATGGGTATTTATATGGACTTGGGGTATTTGAGACGATTCGTACATATAATGGTCATCCATTCTTACTTGAGGAACATGTAAAGAGATTAAATGATGGAATCAAGCAGTTAGGAATTGAAAGACATTGGACAAGTGGGGAAGTAGAAGAGATCATTCGGATTCTTTCTGAAAAAAATCAACTCCTGAACTCGTATATTCGCTTCAATGTTTCAGCAGGTGTCGGTGAAATTGGTCTCCAAACTGAACCTTATGTTGAACCTACGACAATTGTTTTCCAAAAGCCTCTCACAATAACAGAAGGGTTAAAGGAAAAAGAAGGAGTCTTGTTAGAGCTCAGAAGAAATACGCCAGAAACTGCGCTTCGACTGAAATCCCATCATTATTTGAATAATATTGTGGCTAAGCGAGAAATAGGGAATGCTCCTAATAAAGAAGGAATTTTTTTAACAGAAGAAGGATTTGTGGCCGAAGGAATTGTATCTAATATCTTTTGGGTGGTAAATGACGAACTTTTCACTCCAAGTTTGTCTACAGGAATCTTAAATGGAATTACTCGGAAATTTATTTTAAAATTAGCTCGTCTTCAGCAAATGACCGTTCATGAGGGTTGTTTTTACATAGAGGAAATAAAGAACGCAGAGGAAGTTTTCCTTACCAATTCTATTCAGGAAATTGTTCCCGTTACAAAAATTGGGGAAACTATATATCCAGGTAAAAAAGGAAAGGTTGTAAAAAGATTGTATGAATTTTATAGGAACTATACAGATCATAATGGATGA